CTTCCGCGCTGGCCAGGTGCGACTCGCCCAGCGCGAAGGCGTTCGGGGCCAACTCGCTCGCGCCCGCGTTCATGGCGGCGGCCCGCGCCTGAACCGCCGCTCCCAGAAACTCGTCGCGCCGCGCGGAACGAGTGGCCCGCCGGTAGAGCACCGTCGCGCGGCCCGCTCGCACGGCGACGTCTTCCAGGTCCTCGCGTTCCAGGCGGCGGCCGGCCGTCTCCAGTTCGGATTCGGCTCTCGCCCATCCCTCGACCGCCCGCGCTTCGGCTTCGGAGGCGCGAGCTTCGTCCCGGGCGGCGAGCGCCTCCCGGAAGTGCGGCCGGCCCGCGGTCGCGATCCCCTCCGCCGCGGCGAGCCAGCGCCCGGCTTCGCCCAGCAGTTCCTCGAACCGGGCGTCCTGCCGGCCATCCCTCAGACGACGCGCCGCATCCTCCAACCGGTCCGCGGCCTCATCGAATGAAGACGGTGCGAGGAGGTGGATCGCGTTCTCGCGCGCCTGATCGAGGCGGGCTTCGAGGGTCCGCAGCGAATCGACGCCTCCCTGGGCGGCGCCCGGATCCGGGCACAGCAAGAGGAACGCGACGAGTACGGCCTCGACGAGTCCGCCGAGCCGTCGCCGGCCCGTCTGCCGCGGGCGCGACCGGGCCGGGAGCCTCTGCCTGACAAAAGCCATGTCTTCCGTGCTCTTCCTCGTCGGCAACCAAACGAATCCGGCGCGAGTCCACTGCACGATACGAAGGGCACCGGGCACCTTTCAATCTCACTCCCCGGCCGCCAGATTGCGCCTCCCTTCGCGAAACATATTCACCCAGGGGGATCCCTTCATGAAACCACCCGTCGCCGAGGTTCAGCAGGGCGCAGATCCCGGCATTCCACGTCCCGGCAACGAACCTGTCCACGACTACGCCCCGGGCAGTCCCGAACGGGCCGCCCTCAAGGAGGAGTTGCTCCGCCAGCGGGGCGAGGTCGTCGAGATCCCGCTCATCATCGGCGGACGCGAGGTCCGGACTTCGAAGACCTTCGACGTGACGATGCCGCACGACCACGGCCACGCGTTGGCCCGCTGCCACATCGCCGGGGCCGCCGAGGCGCAGGCCGCCATCGACGCCTCGCGCACGGCGTGGGCGGAATGGTCGAACCGGGCCTGGGAGGATCGCGCCGCGATTCTCCTCCGCGCCGCCGAACTGCTCGCCGGTCCCTGGAGGATGAAGCTCAACGCCGCGACCATGCTCGGGCAGAGCAAGACGGCGTTCCAGGCCGAGATCGACGCCGCGTGCGAGATCGTCGACTTCTGGCGCTTCAACGCCTTCTTCGCGGGGCGCGTGCACGCGGAGCAACCGATCTCGGGGCCGGGCGTGCGGAACCACATGGACCACCGTCCGCTCGAGGGGTTCGTCTACGCCATCAGTCCGTTCAACTTCACGGCCATCGGGGCCAACCTGACGACGTCCCCCGCGCTCATGGGGAACGTCGCGGTCTGGAAGCCTTCGACCACCGGCGTGCTCGGCTCCTACTACGTGATGAAGCTCCTCGAGGCGGCGGGGCTCCCGCCGGGCGTGATCAACTTCATCCCGGGCGTCGCTGCGGAGATCAGCGATGTCCTGCTGTCGAGCCCGGAACTCGGCGGCATCCACTTCACCGGTTCGACCGGCACCTTCCAGCATCTCTGGAAGTCCGTCGCGCAGAACGTGGAGAATTACCGCGCCTATCCGAGACTCGTCGGCGAGACGGGCGGCAAGGACTTCATCGTCGCGCACGAGAGCGCGGACCCGCAGGCGCTCGCGGTCGCGATCGTGCAGGGCGGCTTCGAGTACCAGGGACAGAAGTGCTCGGCGACCTCCCGCGTGTACGTGCCCGACACGATGTGGGAGGACGTGCGGGACCGGGTCGTCGCGATGACCGGCGAACTTCGCATGGGAGACCCGACCGATTTCCGGAACTTCCTTGGCGCGGTCATCGACCGCTCGGCGTTCGACCGGATCAAGTCGTACATCGACTACGCCCGCGAGTCCGGCGATGCGCGCATCCTCGCCGGCGGCGGCTGCGATGACAGCCGGGGCTACTTC
This portion of the Candidatus Palauibacter australiensis genome encodes:
- the pruA gene encoding L-glutamate gamma-semialdehyde dehydrogenase, which translates into the protein MKPPVAEVQQGADPGIPRPGNEPVHDYAPGSPERAALKEELLRQRGEVVEIPLIIGGREVRTSKTFDVTMPHDHGHALARCHIAGAAEAQAAIDASRTAWAEWSNRAWEDRAAILLRAAELLAGPWRMKLNAATMLGQSKTAFQAEIDAACEIVDFWRFNAFFAGRVHAEQPISGPGVRNHMDHRPLEGFVYAISPFNFTAIGANLTTSPALMGNVAVWKPSTTGVLGSYYVMKLLEAAGLPPGVINFIPGVAAEISDVLLSSPELGGIHFTGSTGTFQHLWKSVAQNVENYRAYPRLVGETGGKDFIVAHESADPQALAVAIVQGGFEYQGQKCSATSRVYVPDTMWEDVRDRVVAMTGELRMGDPTDFRNFLGAVIDRSAFDRIKSYIDYARESGDARILAGGGCDDSRGYFIEPTLVEADDPGHRLMCEEIFGPVVTLHSYRASDWESTLALVDGTSPYALTGAVFARDPEALRSAGAALRNAAGNYYINDKPSGAVVGQQPFGGGRASGTNDKAGSVLNLVRWVSPRTIKETFDPPTDYRYPFMEAE